In Babylonia areolata isolate BAREFJ2019XMU chromosome 10, ASM4173473v1, whole genome shotgun sequence, the following proteins share a genomic window:
- the LOC143286988 gene encoding E3 ubiquitin/ISG15 ligase TRIM25-like: MASADAGPPEPCNQECSICNELFKIPKVLPCGHLLCHKCLLTLMKKQHKARCPLCQDVIVKSSDQQPESLEDVVSRFPTDLAMELAIEADRVLNKQHNCCVCEDVAATSMCLTCNDMLCQPCKKVHGKLSVSKHHTVEDLSKLTAEKLAANQSSPCSSHPEETARLFCSTHKECICFLCATSKHRNCSEVKEQGEKTEESKALLKQLTTRLTEGEADLDKAIDELDQHLHDTEKYAEAAISEIQEMNDELVAMVNENCSRLKEQVVNTRSDVREAVKEGRNTLLQRQTKLTTHRHVTERVEGTRNHQVVTAMSQTMEKHVDNLDFRTTLPDDAKAVSTFKFVKNSKAVAQIKQELAKLGEVKVVKAKVKANKVDYVFHDNHGTAVTLSNNNRTASKSNDVANGIVLSRDPLDINVLYEVGSVFSPFIL, translated from the exons ATGGCATCTGCAGATGCTGGGCCTCCAGAACCCTGCAACCAGGAGTGCAGTATCTGCAATGAACTTTTTAAAATCCCTAAAGTTTTACCGTGCGGCCATCTTCTTTGTCATAAATGTCTCCTGACCTTGATGAAAAAACAGCACAAGGCTCGCTGTCCTCTGTGCCAGGATGTCATTGTGAAATCCAGTGACCAGCAGCCTGAAAGCTTGGAAGATGTGGTCAGCAGGTTTCCCACAGACCTTGCTATGGAGCTGGCAATTGAGGCAGACAGAGTCCTCAACAAACAGCACAACTGCTGCGTTTGTGAGGATGTGGCAGCAACATCCATGTGCCTAACGTGCAATGACATGCTTTGCCAGCCTTGTAAAAAGGTTCACGGGAAGCTTTCTGTCtcaaaacaccacacagtggAGGACCTTTCCAAACTGACGGCAGAGAAACTGGCAGCGAATCAGTCTTCCCCGTGCTCATCCCATCCTGAAGAGACTGCCAGACTCTTCTGCTCAACACACAAAGAATGCATATGTTTTCTGTGTGCCACCTCCAAGCACAGAAACTGCTCAGAAGTGAAGGAGCAGGGGGAGAAAACAGAGGAGTCCAAAGCCTTGCTCAAACAACTGACAACCAGACTGACTGAAGGGGAGGCTGACCTCGACAAAGCCATTGACGAACTGGATCAGCACCTGCATGACACAGAGAAGTATGCAGAGGCTGCCATTTCAGagatacaggaaatgaatgacgagCTTGTTGCCATGGTCAATGAGAACTGTAGTCGTCTGAAAGAACAGGTGGTAAACACTCGCTCTGATGTGCGGGAGGCGGTGAAGGAGGGGAGGAACACTTTACTGCAAAGACAGACCAAGCTGACAACTCACAGACATGTGACAGAGCGAGTGGAAGGGACGAGGAATCACCAGGTGGTCACTGCTATGTCACAGACGATGGAGAAACATGTGGATAACCTTGACTTCCGCACAACCTTGCCAGATGATGCAAAGGCTGTTTCTACTTTCAAGTTTGTCAAGAATTCAAAAGCTGTGGCCCAGATCAAGCAAGAGCTAGCAAAACTGGGTGAAGTCAAGGTTGTGAAAGCCAAAGTCAAAGCTAACAag GTGGACTATGTTTTCCACGACAACCATGGAACCGCTGTAACGTTAAGCAACAACAACCGCACAGCATCCAAATCAAATGATGTAGCCAATGGTATCGTGCTGTCACGTGACCCATTGGACATTAATGTGTTGTATGAGGTAGgttctgttttttccccttttattttaTGA